One genomic window of Amphiura filiformis chromosome 3, Afil_fr2py, whole genome shotgun sequence includes the following:
- the LOC140147901 gene encoding uncharacterized protein codes for MVQFKPYTCGFCAHTSLSFEKLQQHRKRHGIKYTLAKRKVFGDDEQSSDLKCEFCQKCFAQSSDLKRHARTHKLCQCQYCQKSFANVSDCKRHVKERPYHCKYCQKCFTRRGVKLHIKAHTKEKPYQCEHCKKFFEQSNDLKEHIRTHTKEKPCQPGDVSDCKRYNRASNVKKPYKCKYCQKRFTRRASVNTHIAIHTKEKPYQCEYCHKCFTQRGNLKRHIRTHTNEKPYQCDHCKTCFIQSNDLKKHIRTHTKKNPYQCQYCKENFADVTDCKKHVELHNDEKPYQCKFCQKCFTRRASVKIHLRIHTKEKPYECEYCKKCFTRRGDRQVHIRTHTKEKPYCCEFCQKCFAQNSEIKRHVRTHTKEKPYQCHYCGKCFVDGGDLKKHIRIHTEDKPYLCEYCQKCFTQKGNLKRHIRTHTKEKPFQCEYCQESFGDVRARKRHIKTHNEKKPYQCKYCQKCFTRRDCVKKHIATHAKEKPYQCEYCQKCFTQRGNLKRHIRTHTNEKPYQCDHCKKYFAQSNDLKKHIRTHTKKNPYQCQYCRENYAGVRDFKRHMKMHNEEKPYLCEYCQKCFTRRASVKIHIRIHTKEKPYECKYCKKCFARSGDLQVHIRTHTKEKPYCCEYCQKCFTQNNELKRHVRTHTKEKPYQCQFCQKCFIGGGDLNKHIRTHTKEKPYPCKNCQISFTQRGNLKRHIGTHTK; via the coding sequence ATGGTACAGTTCAAACCGTATACCTGTGGATTCTGTGCACATACTTCGCTCTCGTTTGAAAAGCTACAACAGCATAGAAAAAGACATGGGATTAAGTACACCCTTGCCAAAAGGAAAGTGTTTGGTGACGATGAACAAAGCAGTGATTTAAAGTGTGagttttgtcagaaatgttttgcgcaAAGTAGTGACCTCAAGAGACACGCCAGAACTCACAAACTCTGTCAGTGTCAGTATTGCCAGAAAAGCTTTGCTAATGTGAGTGATTGTAAGAGACACGTTAAAGAGAGACCATATCATTGtaagtactgtcagaaatgctttactagaagaggtgtcaaattgcacatcaaagctcacacaaaagagaaaccgtACCAGTGTGAGCACTGTAAGAAATTTTTTGAACAAAGTAATGACCTGAAAGAACACATCCgaacacacaccaaagagaaaccctgtcAGCCTGGTGATGTGAGTGATTGCAAAAGATACAACAGAGCCAGcaatgtaaagaaaccttataAGTGTAAGTATTGTCAGAAACGTTTCACTCGAAGAGCCAGTGTCAACACACACATCgctattcacaccaaagagaaaccctaccagtgtgagtactgtcataaATGCTTTACTCAAAGAGGTAATCTCAAaaggcacatcagaactcacacaaacgagaaaccttatcagtgtgaccATTGTAAGACGTGTTTTATACAAAGTAATGACCTGaaaaaacacatcagaactcacaccaaaaagAACCCCTATCAGTGTCAATATTGCAAGGAAAACTTTGCTGATGTGACTGATTGTAAGAAACATGTCGAACTACACAATGACGAGAAACCTTATCAATGCAAgttttgtcagaaatgctttactcGAAGAGCTAGCGTCAAAATACACCTccggattcacaccaaagagaaaccgtatgaGTGTGAGTATTGTAAGAAATGCTTTACAAGAAGAGGGGACCGTCAAGTACACATCCGaacacacacaaaagaaaaacCATATTGCTGTGAgttttgtcagaaatgctttgcacagAATAGTGAGATTAAAAGACacgtcagaactcacaccaaagagaaaccttatcagtgtcaTTATTGTGGGAAATGTTTCGTAGATGGAGGTGACCTCAAGAAACACATCAGAATCCACACTGAAGACAAACCCTACctatgtgagtactgtcagaaatgctttactcAAAAAGGTAATCTTAAAAGACACATAAGgactcacacaaaagagaaaccgtttcagtgtgaatattgccagGAAAGTTTTGGTGATGTTAGAGCTCGTAAAAGACACATCAAAACACACAATGAaaagaaaccttatcagtgtaagtactgtcagaaatgctttacccGAAGAGACTGTGTCAAAAAACACATCGCTACTCAcgccaaagagaaaccataccagtgtgagtactgtcaaaaATGCTTTACTCAAAGAGGTAATCTCAAaaggcacatcagaactcacacaaacgagaaaccttatcagtgtgaccattgtaagaaatattttgcacaaagtaATGACCTGaaaaaacacatcagaactcacaccaaaaagAACCCATATCAGTGTCAATATTGCCGGGAAAACTATGCTGGTGTAAGAGATTTTAAGCGACACATGAAAATGCACAATGAAGAGAAACCATATCTgtgcgagtactgtcagaaatgctttactcGAAGAGCCAGTGTCAAAATACACAtcaggattcacaccaaagagaaaccctatgaGTGCAAGTATTGTAAGAAATGCTTTGCAAGAAGTGGTGACCTTCAAGTCCACATCCGAACGCACACAAAAGAAAAACCATATTgctgtgaatattgtcagaaatgctttacacaAAATAATGAGCTTAAAAGACatgtcagaactcacaccaaagagaaaccttatcagtgtcagttttgtcagaaatgctttataGGTGGCGGTGACCTCAATAAACACATCAGaacccacaccaaagagaaaccctacccgTGCAAGAACTGTCAGATAAGTTTTACTCAAAGAGGTAATCTCAAAAGACACATCGGGACACACACCAAATAG